A window of the Oscillospiraceae bacterium NTUH-002-81 genome harbors these coding sequences:
- a CDS encoding potassium transporter TrkG: MRVVLLKRKLTSFQIIILGFFGVILFGTFLLMLPFSSRSGLATPFSEALFTSTSAVCVTGLIVHDTATYWSAFGQLVILLLIQIGGMGVITVAASFAMLSGRKISLMQRSTMQEAISAPKVGGIVRLTGFIVRVTLVMELLCAAVMAPVFCRDFGKIGLWMALFHSVSAFCNAGFDLLGVRTPFSSLTSYAANPVVNFTIMFLIVFGGIGFLTWDDIRTNRLHLHKYRMQSKVILCTTAVLLIVPAMYFYFFEFADLTQKERLLSSLFQAVTPRTAGFNTVDLTDLSEAGQFITIALMLIGGSPGSTAGGLKTTTIAVLLTTAISTFRRRENAHLFGRRIDDDVVKNAATISLMYITLCCTGGLIISVSEGLPMLTCLFETASAVGTVGLSLGITPELNLLSRSVLILLMFFGRVGGLTLIFAALSSAQKKVSKLPKEKITVG; encoded by the coding sequence ATGAGGGTAGTGTTGTTAAAAAGGAAGTTGACTTCGTTTCAAATTATCATTCTCGGTTTTTTCGGTGTGATCCTTTTCGGCACTTTCCTTTTAATGTTACCGTTTTCCAGCCGCAGCGGACTGGCAACGCCTTTCTCGGAGGCATTGTTTACTTCTACTTCAGCAGTCTGTGTAACCGGACTCATTGTACATGATACGGCAACATACTGGTCGGCCTTCGGCCAGCTTGTCATTTTACTGCTGATTCAGATTGGAGGCATGGGGGTTATTACCGTAGCCGCATCCTTTGCAATGCTTTCCGGGCGGAAGATTTCTTTGATGCAGCGCAGTACCATGCAGGAGGCGATTTCAGCGCCAAAGGTAGGAGGAATCGTTCGCCTGACTGGCTTTATCGTCAGGGTGACATTGGTGATGGAACTGCTGTGTGCAGCCGTGATGGCACCGGTGTTTTGCCGTGATTTCGGGAAAATTGGCCTTTGGATGGCACTGTTTCATTCCGTGTCTGCTTTTTGCAACGCAGGCTTTGATCTGTTGGGTGTGCGCACTCCCTTTTCCTCCCTGACCAGCTATGCAGCGAATCCAGTCGTAAACTTTACGATTATGTTCTTGATTGTGTTTGGCGGCATTGGCTTTCTGACTTGGGATGATATTCGGACAAATCGATTGCATTTGCACAAATATCGGATGCAGAGCAAGGTGATTCTTTGTACCACAGCGGTTTTATTGATCGTTCCGGCAATGTACTTTTATTTTTTTGAGTTTGCTGATCTCACCCAAAAGGAACGGCTTTTATCTTCTCTTTTTCAAGCTGTGACACCGCGAACGGCGGGTTTTAATACAGTGGATTTAACCGATTTGAGTGAGGCCGGACAATTTATCACCATTGCGCTGATGCTGATCGGCGGTAGTCCCGGGTCTACCGCAGGCGGTTTGAAAACAACAACCATTGCTGTTTTGCTGACTACTGCAATTTCCACCTTTCGGCGCAGAGAAAATGCACACCTCTTTGGACGTCGCATCGATGATGATGTCGTAAAAAACGCAGCGACAATTTCGCTAATGTATATCACGCTATGTTGTACCGGTGGCCTTATCATCAGCGTTTCCGAAGGACTTCCCATGCTTACCTGCCTTTTTGAAACTGCCTCAGCTGTTGGTACAGTCGGCCTGTCCCTGGGAATTACGCCGGAACTGAATCTGCTCTCACGGAGTGTTTTGATTCTGCTGATGTTTTTTGGACGAGTCGGTGGCCTTACATTAATTTTTGCGGCCTTGTCCAGTGCACAAAAGAAAGTTTCAAAACTACCAAAGGAAAAAATAACAGTAGGATAA
- a CDS encoding acyl-CoA dehydrogenase family protein encodes MLFQTTAAHEELRAKIRSFAEEEIKPLAFLMDQNNEFPEEAVKKLGKLGWMGIPYPKEYGGAGLDALSYAIAVEELARVDGGAGVILSAHVSLGSWPIFAYGTEEQKKKYLVPLAKGEKIGAFGLTESNAGSDAGGTETTALDKGDYYLLNGGKIFITNAPKADTYVVFAVTTPDIGTRGISAFIVEKGWKGFEFGDHYDKMGIRSSSTAELIFNDVKVPKENLLGKEGEGFKIAMSTLDGGRIGIAAQALGIAQGAFEHALSYSKERVQFGKPIAAQQSIAFKLADMATKLRCARFLIYSAAELKEQHAPYGMESAMAKMYASDIALEVTNDALQIHGGSGFLKGMEVERAYRDAKITTIYEGTNEIQRVVIASHLVGRLGKSSGGESRSAAKKPAPITGIRKKTIFREGDAAQQVADLVAALKKDGHDFSVGIPMDTPIPQAERVVSAGKGIGEKKNMKLVESLAKAAGAAIGSSRPVAETLKYLPLNRYVGMSGQKFTGNLYIACGISGASQHLKGIKDASTIVAINKNGNAPIFKNCDYGIVGDVEEILPLLTAALDSGEKLPAPPMVKMKRPTPPKPTPIGDRYVCSGCGYEYVPELGDEDGEIAPGTLFEQLPAEWVCPECAETKDQFVKA; translated from the coding sequence ATGCTGTTTCAAACCACGGCGGCGCACGAAGAGCTGCGCGCGAAGATCCGGAGTTTTGCGGAGGAGGAGATCAAGCCCCTCGCATTTTTAATGGATCAGAACAATGAGTTTCCCGAGGAGGCTGTCAAGAAGCTGGGTAAGCTGGGCTGGATGGGCATTCCCTACCCCAAGGAGTACGGCGGTGCCGGTCTTGATGCCCTGAGCTACGCCATCGCGGTGGAGGAGCTGGCCCGTGTGGACGGCGGCGCGGGCGTAATCCTCTCCGCCCACGTCTCCCTCGGCTCATGGCCCATTTTCGCCTATGGCACCGAGGAGCAGAAGAAGAAATATCTGGTTCCGCTGGCCAAGGGCGAGAAGATCGGCGCCTTCGGCCTCACGGAGTCCAACGCTGGATCCGACGCCGGCGGCACGGAGACCACGGCGCTGGATAAGGGGGACTACTACCTCCTCAACGGCGGCAAGATCTTCATTACCAACGCCCCTAAGGCGGACACCTATGTGGTTTTCGCCGTCACCACGCCGGACATCGGCACCCGGGGCATCTCCGCTTTCATCGTGGAGAAGGGCTGGAAGGGCTTTGAGTTCGGCGACCACTATGACAAGATGGGCATTCGCTCCTCCTCCACGGCGGAGCTGATCTTCAACGACGTGAAGGTTCCCAAGGAAAACCTATTGGGCAAGGAGGGCGAGGGCTTCAAGATTGCCATGTCCACGCTGGACGGCGGACGCATCGGCATCGCCGCGCAGGCGCTGGGCATCGCCCAAGGCGCGTTTGAGCACGCGTTGAGCTATTCCAAGGAGCGCGTCCAGTTCGGCAAGCCCATCGCGGCCCAGCAGAGCATCGCCTTCAAGCTGGCGGATATGGCCACCAAGCTGCGCTGCGCCCGGTTCCTCATCTACTCCGCGGCGGAGCTGAAGGAGCAGCACGCGCCTTACGGCATGGAGTCCGCCATGGCGAAGATGTACGCCTCGGACATCGCGCTGGAGGTCACCAACGATGCCTTGCAGATCCACGGCGGCAGTGGCTTCCTCAAGGGCATGGAGGTGGAACGGGCCTACCGCGACGCCAAGATCACCACCATCTACGAGGGCACTAACGAGATCCAGCGGGTGGTCATCGCCTCTCATCTGGTGGGCAGGCTGGGCAAGAGCTCCGGCGGCGAGAGCCGTTCGGCGGCCAAGAAACCCGCGCCCATCACCGGCATTCGCAAAAAGACCATCTTCCGGGAAGGGGATGCTGCCCAGCAGGTGGCCGACCTTGTAGCGGCGCTGAAGAAGGATGGTCACGACTTCTCCGTGGGCATCCCTATGGATACGCCCATCCCGCAGGCGGAGCGGGTGGTCTCCGCGGGCAAGGGCATCGGGGAGAAAAAGAACATGAAACTGGTAGAGTCGCTGGCCAAGGCCGCCGGCGCGGCCATCGGTTCTTCCCGCCCTGTGGCGGAGACTCTCAAATATCTGCCGCTGAACCGCTATGTGGGTATGTCCGGGCAGAAGTTCACCGGCAATCTGTACATCGCCTGCGGCATCTCCGGCGCATCCCAGCACCTTAAGGGCATCAAGGACGCCTCCACCATCGTGGCCATCAATAAGAACGGTAACGCGCCTATCTTCAAGAACTGCGACTACGGCATCGTGGGCGATGTGGAGGAGATCCTGCCCCTGCTCACTGCTGCGCTGGATAGCGGCGAAAAGCTGCCCGCGCCGCCCATGGTAAAGATGAAGCGGCCCACGCCGCCGAAGCCCACCCCCATCGGCGACCGCTACGTCTGCAGCGGCTGCGGCTACGAGTATGTGCCGGAGTTGGGCGACGAGGACGGCGAGATCGCACCCGGTACGCTCTTTGAGCAGCTTCCCGCCGAGTGGGTGTGTCCCGAGTGCGCGGAGACGAAGGATCAATTTGTAAAGGCTTGA
- a CDS encoding response regulator transcription factor, which translates to MNKPLILVVEDDPSVRNLITTTLKTNDYRYVVAPNGSAAIMEATSHNPEIILLDLGLPDMDGVQVIQTVRSWSNVPIIVISARSEDNDKIKALDAGADDYLTKPFSVEELLARLRVTQRRLSLMTAEMFTASSVFVNGKLKVDYAGGCAYLDENELHLTPIEYKLLCLLSKNVGKVLTHTFITQNIWGRSWDNDVASLRVFMATLRKKLEPTEESPQYIQTHIGVGYRMMKIE; encoded by the coding sequence ATGAATAAACCTTTGATATTAGTGGTTGAGGATGATCCGTCTGTACGAAATCTCATTACAACCACATTGAAAACAAATGATTATCGTTATGTGGTAGCGCCCAATGGCTCGGCAGCCATTATGGAGGCCACATCGCACAATCCTGAAATCATCTTACTGGATTTGGGCTTGCCGGATATGGATGGCGTTCAAGTCATTCAAACGGTTCGCTCCTGGTCCAATGTTCCGATTATTGTAATCAGCGCCCGAAGCGAGGATAACGATAAAATCAAGGCGCTGGATGCCGGAGCGGACGATTATTTGACAAAGCCCTTTTCGGTAGAAGAACTGCTGGCACGACTTCGGGTGACGCAGCGAAGACTTTCTCTGATGACGGCAGAGATGTTTACTGCCAGTTCTGTATTTGTGAATGGTAAGTTGAAAGTGGATTATGCCGGGGGATGCGCTTATCTGGATGAAAACGAACTTCACCTGACACCCATTGAGTATAAGCTGTTGTGTCTGCTGTCCAAGAATGTCGGCAAGGTACTGACCCATACCTTTATCACACAAAATATCTGGGGCCGCAGTTGGGATAACGATGTGGCTTCGCTGCGGGTATTTATGGCAACATTGCGAAAAAAACTGGAGCCAACAGAGGAGTCTCCACAATATATTCAAACACATATTGGTGTGGGCTACCGCATGATGAAAATAGAATAA
- a CDS encoding peptidylprolyl isomerase: MEKEMCYYEAKQTINDIFYLQKGKKMKQNPVATITFSNGSVIQIELYPDIAPNAVTSFIYLAKQGVYDHYPIERIVPGWVLDMSYHAFHNPKACYFIPNDVKSGKYLEAVPGTIGLGGYGAPEIAGGEFFFPLADCPAITGVYPIFGKIVNGMEEIRRLEQLETYPVPYPGEPNVKINTPVYPVFIEQIQIETFGVSYGEPTRLTGIAKPLFWPCVSP; this comes from the coding sequence TTGGAAAAAGAAATGTGTTACTATGAAGCAAAACAGACAATAAATGATATCTTCTATTTACAGAAAGGCAAAAAAATGAAACAAAATCCAGTTGCCACAATAACTTTTTCAAACGGCAGTGTTATTCAGATTGAGCTTTACCCCGATATTGCCCCCAATGCAGTTACCAGTTTTATATATCTTGCAAAACAAGGTGTCTATGATCATTACCCAATTGAGAGAATCGTCCCAGGCTGGGTTCTTGATATGAGTTACCATGCTTTTCATAATCCCAAAGCCTGCTATTTCATTCCCAATGATGTAAAATCCGGAAAATATCTGGAAGCTGTTCCAGGTACAATTGGGCTTGGCGGTTATGGCGCACCAGAGATTGCAGGCGGAGAATTTTTCTTTCCACTTGCGGATTGCCCGGCAATCACTGGCGTTTATCCTATTTTCGGAAAAATTGTAAATGGCATGGAAGAGATTCGACGTCTTGAACAATTGGAAACTTATCCTGTTCCATATCCAGGTGAACCGAATGTTAAGATCAACACCCCTGTTTATCCTGTCTTCATCGAACAGATTCAGATTGAAACCTTTGGCGTATCTTATGGAGAACCAACTCGCCTGACTGGCATTGCAAAACCACTTTTCTGGCCTTGTGTCTCTCCTTAA
- a CDS encoding sensor histidine kinase KdpD, giving the protein MELPRQDPDQLLRAIRNDTSTKKSGKLKIFFGYAAGVGKTYAMLQAAHQAKERGIDVVAGYIEPHARPQTMALLDGLEQLPVKQVAYEGMALREFDIDAALKRNPQLILVDELAHTNAESSRHTKRYQDVQELLNTGIDVYTTVNVQHIESLNDTVASITGILVRERIPDSTFDQADQVELVDIEPAELLERLASGNVYREDQAQRATVNFFTLENLTALREIALRRCADRVNLLTESARVQSRGDYHTDERILACLSSSPSNAKIIRTAARMARAFRGTFTALYVETPNIAAMSDDDKKRLQDNKRLAQQLGAAIETSYGDDVPYQIAEFARLSGISKIVIGRSTIARKNIFSKPTLTERLISSVPNLDIHVIPDASTGTSYQEKKRKAQVDAMPLRDVLKSIVVLLVATLIGCGFDALGFTESNIIAVYILGVLVTAVITTNRLCGILTSVVSVLVFNFFFTTPRLTFHFDNPNYIVTFTIMFIVTLLSGSLATRLKENAKQSAHTAYRTKILFETNQLLQKEQDENAVITATAGQLMKLLKKDIVVYLSDGKELATPNVFRAVNSIQEDLISENEKAVADWVFRNNKHAGATTDTLSSAKCLYLAIRVNQHVYGVAGIAVNGIPLDSFENSVLLSILGECALALENIKNAKEKEEAAVLAQNEQLRANLLRAISHDLRTPLTAISGSAGNLLANYKKMDDALREQTFTDIYDDSMWLINLVENLLAVTRIEGGQVNLTRSIELMDEVVSEALKHINRKSKEHTIRVTSGKDFILAHIDAKLIVQVIINLVDNAIKYTPVGSVIEIHTDQKEQWVTVSVSDNGPGIPDEQKPRIFDMFYSGANKVVDSRRSLGLGLSLCKSIVTAHGGTISVSDNQPNGTAFKFTLPAGEVELHE; this is encoded by the coding sequence ATGGAACTGCCAAGACAAGATCCGGATCAGCTTCTTCGTGCGATCCGTAACGATACATCCACTAAGAAAAGCGGAAAACTCAAAATCTTTTTCGGTTATGCCGCAGGTGTCGGAAAGACCTATGCCATGCTTCAGGCGGCTCATCAGGCTAAGGAGCGTGGCATCGATGTGGTTGCTGGATACATAGAACCCCATGCCCGACCCCAGACGATGGCACTTCTGGACGGCTTGGAGCAGCTTCCTGTGAAACAAGTTGCTTACGAAGGAATGGCCCTTCGTGAATTTGATATTGATGCTGCGCTCAAGCGAAATCCCCAGCTCATACTGGTGGATGAGTTGGCCCATACCAACGCCGAAAGCAGTCGGCACACGAAGCGGTATCAGGATGTTCAGGAACTGCTAAATACTGGAATTGATGTCTATACGACTGTAAATGTCCAACATATCGAGAGTCTCAACGATACAGTAGCCTCTATCACCGGAATTCTTGTGCGGGAGCGCATTCCGGATTCCACCTTTGATCAAGCAGATCAGGTAGAACTGGTGGATATTGAGCCTGCGGAGTTGCTGGAACGACTGGCAAGTGGAAATGTGTACCGGGAAGATCAGGCGCAGCGGGCAACAGTTAATTTTTTCACGCTGGAAAATCTCACCGCATTGCGGGAAATCGCCCTCCGTCGGTGCGCTGACCGGGTGAACTTGCTGACGGAAAGCGCCAGAGTACAGAGCCGAGGCGATTACCATACAGACGAGCGCATTCTGGCATGTCTTTCCTCGTCGCCATCCAACGCAAAAATCATTCGGACTGCTGCAAGGATGGCAAGAGCCTTTCGGGGGACATTTACCGCTCTTTATGTGGAAACGCCAAATATAGCGGCGATGAGTGACGATGATAAAAAGCGTTTGCAGGATAATAAGCGTCTGGCCCAGCAACTTGGCGCTGCGATTGAGACAAGTTATGGCGATGACGTGCCTTATCAGATTGCGGAATTTGCCCGTCTTTCCGGCATCTCAAAAATCGTAATTGGACGAAGTACCATTGCACGAAAGAATATTTTCAGCAAGCCCACCTTGACGGAACGCCTGATTTCCAGCGTACCTAATCTGGATATTCATGTGATACCGGATGCCAGCACAGGAACCAGCTATCAGGAAAAAAAGAGAAAGGCGCAGGTAGATGCGATGCCCCTGCGTGATGTTCTGAAGAGTATCGTCGTATTGCTGGTAGCTACACTAATTGGCTGTGGCTTTGACGCTCTTGGGTTCACGGAGAGTAATATTATCGCAGTTTACATATTAGGCGTACTTGTGACCGCTGTAATCACAACCAACCGACTGTGCGGAATTCTGACCTCGGTTGTCAGTGTGCTGGTTTTCAATTTCTTTTTTACCACTCCGAGACTGACATTCCATTTTGACAATCCGAACTATATTGTTACCTTTACCATTATGTTTATAGTAACACTGCTTTCCGGATCTCTCGCTACCCGGCTGAAAGAAAATGCGAAACAATCTGCCCATACAGCTTACCGTACAAAGATTCTTTTTGAAACCAACCAGCTTCTGCAAAAAGAGCAGGATGAGAATGCGGTAATCACCGCTACGGCAGGGCAGCTCATGAAGCTGCTGAAAAAAGATATTGTCGTCTACCTGTCTGATGGTAAAGAACTTGCCACCCCTAACGTTTTTCGTGCTGTTAATAGCATTCAGGAAGATTTAATTTCTGAGAACGAGAAAGCAGTCGCCGATTGGGTCTTCCGAAACAATAAACACGCCGGTGCCACAACAGATACATTATCCAGTGCAAAGTGTTTATACCTTGCGATTCGGGTCAACCAGCATGTATATGGAGTGGCTGGTATTGCGGTGAACGGTATTCCGCTGGACTCTTTCGAAAACAGCGTACTCCTCTCTATTCTGGGCGAGTGCGCTTTGGCACTTGAAAACATCAAAAACGCCAAAGAAAAAGAGGAAGCGGCTGTTCTGGCGCAAAATGAACAGCTTCGTGCTAACCTGCTGCGGGCAATCTCTCATGATCTTCGAACCCCTTTGACAGCGATTTCCGGCAGCGCAGGCAATTTGCTTGCAAATTATAAAAAGATGGACGATGCATTGCGGGAGCAGACCTTTACCGATATTTATGACGATTCCATGTGGCTGATTAATCTCGTTGAAAACCTGTTGGCAGTCACACGAATTGAGGGCGGACAGGTCAATCTGACTCGGAGTATCGAACTCATGGATGAGGTCGTTTCTGAAGCACTGAAGCACATCAACAGAAAGAGTAAAGAACACACCATTCGTGTGACCAGCGGTAAAGACTTTATCCTTGCCCACATTGACGCGAAGCTGATCGTTCAGGTGATTATCAATTTGGTTGACAACGCCATCAAATATACCCCTGTCGGTTCAGTAATTGAAATACATACCGATCAAAAAGAGCAATGGGTCACGGTTTCCGTTTCCGACAACGGCCCTGGGATTCCCGATGAGCAGAAACCCCGTATTTTCGATATGTTTTATAGTGGGGCCAATAAAGTGGTCGACAGCCGCAGAAGCCTTGGATTGGGGCTGTCCCTCTGTAAGTCCATTGTGACCGCCCACGGCGGCACGATTTCCGTATCAGACAATCAGCCAAATGGCACTGCTTTTAAATTTACATTACCTGCAGGGGAGGTAGAACTTCATGAATAA
- a CDS encoding TrkA family potassium uptake protein gives MKSILLIGLGRFGKHIALHLNHLGHQVMAVDTSEERVEAVLPLVTNAQIGDSTNADFLESLGVRNYDVCIVAIGNNFQSSLETTSLLSELGARFVVSRAATDVQEKFLLRNGANEVVYPEKQLAKWTAIRYSADHILDYIELDENHAMFEIPIPKDWADHSIGELDIRKKFNINIMGIKKSGKLELSISSDTVLKAGDTMLALGSNRNLQKCFHT, from the coding sequence ATGAAATCAATTCTTCTAATTGGTCTGGGGCGATTTGGAAAGCATATTGCCCTGCACTTAAATCATTTGGGTCATCAAGTGATGGCGGTAGATACTTCGGAGGAACGTGTAGAGGCTGTTCTGCCCCTTGTTACCAATGCACAGATTGGAGACAGTACGAATGCCGATTTCTTGGAATCTCTCGGTGTTCGCAACTATGATGTATGCATTGTGGCCATCGGCAACAACTTTCAAAGTTCATTGGAAACAACTTCTCTGCTCAGTGAATTAGGAGCGAGGTTTGTAGTTTCCAGAGCTGCAACTGATGTTCAGGAAAAATTTTTGCTGCGTAACGGTGCAAATGAAGTAGTCTACCCGGAAAAACAGCTCGCAAAGTGGACAGCAATCCGTTACAGTGCGGATCACATTCTCGATTACATAGAACTGGATGAAAATCATGCCATGTTTGAGATTCCCATTCCCAAAGATTGGGCGGACCATTCGATTGGAGAGCTTGATATTCGTAAAAAATTCAATATTAACATTATGGGAATCAAGAAAAGCGGCAAGCTGGAGTTATCTATTTCTTCAGACACAGTGCTGAAAGCAGGAGATACCATGTTGGCGTTGGGAAGTAACAGAAATTTGCAAAAGTGCTTTCATACTTGA
- a CDS encoding FprA family A-type flavoprotein — MYCVRKVTNDLYWVGANDHRLALFENCFPIPRGVSYNAYCLLDEKTVLFDTVDWSACRQLLENLAYVLDGRELDYLLVNHLEPDHAACIEEVLLRHPKVKLISNEKAFMLMRQFGFHVDGHECIEVKEGDTFSFGKHTVTFVGAPMVHWPEAMVTLDVTDGVLFSADAFGTFGALDGKLFADEVDFERDWLDDARRYLTNIVGKYGPHIQLLLKKAGGVLDQIKYICPLHGPVWRKDLGWFIEKYDTWSRYAPETQGVLIVYASMYGNTENAAQALAASLCDKGMSKVAMYDVSSTHVSQLISEAFKYSHIVLASVTYNLGIYPAMHDFLMDMKALNLQNRTFAIIENGSWAVKSGDLMQKFVNDELKNMTVLNERLSLASSMGTDKRTELEALADAILESMK; from the coding sequence ATGTATTGCGTGCGTAAAGTAACGAACGATCTCTACTGGGTGGGCGCCAACGACCATCGCCTGGCCCTGTTTGAAAACTGCTTTCCCATTCCCCGGGGCGTAAGCTACAACGCCTACTGCCTGCTGGATGAAAAGACGGTGCTCTTTGACACGGTGGACTGGTCTGCCTGCCGCCAGCTTTTGGAAAATCTGGCGTATGTGCTGGATGGCCGCGAGCTGGACTACCTGCTGGTCAACCATCTGGAGCCGGATCACGCCGCCTGCATCGAGGAGGTCCTGCTGCGCCATCCCAAGGTGAAGCTGATCTCCAACGAGAAGGCATTCATGCTCATGCGGCAGTTCGGCTTCCATGTGGACGGACATGAGTGCATCGAGGTGAAGGAGGGCGACACCTTCTCCTTTGGCAAGCACACCGTCACCTTTGTGGGCGCGCCTATGGTTCACTGGCCGGAGGCCATGGTGACCCTCGACGTCACCGACGGCGTCCTCTTTTCCGCCGACGCCTTCGGCACCTTCGGCGCGCTGGACGGCAAGCTGTTCGCCGACGAGGTGGACTTCGAGCGGGACTGGCTGGACGACGCCCGCCGCTATCTCACCAACATCGTGGGCAAGTACGGCCCCCACATCCAGCTCCTGCTGAAAAAGGCCGGCGGCGTTTTGGATCAGATCAAGTACATCTGCCCGCTCCACGGCCCCGTGTGGCGCAAGGATCTGGGCTGGTTCATCGAAAAGTACGACACATGGAGCCGCTATGCCCCTGAGACCCAGGGCGTGCTCATCGTCTACGCCTCCATGTACGGCAACACGGAGAACGCGGCGCAGGCGCTGGCGGCGTCGCTCTGCGATAAGGGCATGAGCAAGGTGGCGATGTACGATGTGTCCTCCACTCATGTCTCCCAGCTGATCTCCGAGGCGTTTAAGTACAGTCACATTGTCCTGGCCTCTGTGACCTACAATCTCGGCATCTACCCCGCCATGCATGACTTCCTCATGGATATGAAGGCACTGAATCTGCAAAACCGCACCTTTGCCATCATTGAAAACGGCTCATGGGCGGTGAAGTCCGGTGACCTCATGCAGAAATTCGTCAACGATGAGCTTAAGAACATGACGGTGCTCAACGAGCGGCTCAGCCTCGCCTCGTCCATGGGCACGGACAAGCGCACTGAGCTGGAAGCACTGGCGGACGCCATTCTGGAATCTATGAAGTAA
- a CDS encoding Rrf2 family transcriptional regulator: MIITKETDYALRILRVLLDGEKHSVAEMSETELIPNQFAYQILRKLSAGNLVRVSRGALGGCALSCDLGATSLYDLMEVMGERGILCACMEPGYECRWQDKHGRCAIHCQLAALQREQDEAFRAVSLRRLLTGGSDPQDTSEL; encoded by the coding sequence ATGATCATCACAAAAGAGACGGACTACGCGCTGCGCATTTTGCGGGTGCTGCTGGACGGGGAGAAGCATTCGGTGGCCGAGATGTCGGAAACGGAATTGATCCCCAATCAGTTTGCCTACCAGATCCTGCGCAAGCTCTCCGCCGGCAATTTGGTGCGGGTGAGCCGCGGCGCCCTCGGCGGCTGCGCGCTGTCCTGTGATCTGGGCGCGACCTCCCTCTACGATCTCATGGAGGTCATGGGGGAGCGGGGCATCCTGTGCGCCTGCATGGAGCCGGGATATGAATGCCGCTGGCAGGACAAGCATGGGCGGTGCGCCATCCACTGTCAGCTGGCGGCCTTGCAGCGAGAGCAGGACGAGGCGTTCCGCGCCGTGAGCCTGCGCAGGCTGCTGACCGGCGGATCCGATCCCCAAGATACAAGCGAGCTGTAA